A stretch of the Lactuca sativa cultivar Salinas chromosome 9, Lsat_Salinas_v11, whole genome shotgun sequence genome encodes the following:
- the LOC111901606 gene encoding uncharacterized protein LOC111901606, whose translation MDHMDITHTKKNTTVEQRHAIYEALLQASFSGELQRGAISDVASQFSVSNRTVSRIWHQAKFQINHGLPVVLSSNMAKVVGRKRVQVDFNQVLDIPLRRRSNIRSLANLLNVSKSTMHRRIKEGALRPHTNAIKPTLTHENKRARLEFCLSKISRSLSSNIPTFHDMFNVIHIDEKWFYMSKPSRRYYLVPGEDEPLRTCQSKKFITKVMFLAAVARPRFDASGNEVFSGKIGIYPFTRLEPAKRSSKNRVAGTLETKPILSVTKEVTRSWLIEKVLPDIRAKWPRSHVGPIFIQQDNAKPHIDVNDNEFLEAASQDGFDIRLNFQPSNSPDLNVLDLGFFRAIQSLQEQEALGTIDELVHAVQTAFEKMQSQQLNNVFLTLQTCMREIIKVQGGNNYQIPHIGKNRLEREGNLPLRIGCDENLINEALLHLAS comes from the coding sequence ATGGATCATATGGATATTACACACACTAAAAAGAATACTACTGTTGAACAACGTCACGCTATATATGAAGCCTTATTGCAAGCAAGTTTTTCTGGAGAGTTACAAAGGGGTGCCATAAGTGATGTAGCTTCACAATTCTCGGTATCAAATCGGACTGTTAGTCGCATTTGGCATCAGGCTAAATTTCAAATTAATCATGGACTACCGGTTGTTTTATCTTCTAATATGGCGAAGGTTGTTGGACGAAAAAGGGTACAAGTTGATTTTAATCAAGTTTTAGATATTCCATTACGTCGTCGATCTAATATACGGTCTCTTGCAAATTTGTTAAATGTTTCTAAATCTACTATGCATAGAAGAATCAAGGAAGGTGCACTTCGACCACACACAAATGCCATCAAACCAACTCTTACTCATGAGAATAAGAGGGCAAGATTAGAATTTTGTTTATCTAAAATTAGCCGGTCATTATCAAGTAATATTCCCACATTTCATGATATGTTTAATGTTATCCACATTGATGAAAAATGGTTTTACATGTCAAAACCATCAAGACGTTACTACCTTGTTCCCGGCGAGGATGAACCATTAAGAACGTGTCAAAGCAAAAAATTTATCACAAAGGTTATGTTTCTAGCGGCTGTGGCAAGGCCAAGATTTGATGCATCCGGTAATGAAGTTTTTTCGGGAAAAATTGGTATCTACCCGTTTACAAGATTAGAACCCGCTAAACGTTCAAGTAAAAACCGTGTAGCGGGAACGTTGGAGACAAAGCCTATTTTATCCGTGACTAAAGAAGTAACAAGGTCATGGTTGATAGAAAAAGTTTTGCCGGATATTAGAGCTAAATGGCCTCGAAGTCATGTCGGTCCCATATTTATCCAACAAGACAATGCCAAGCCCCATATTGATGTCAATGATAACGAGTTTCTTGAAGCGGCATCTCAAGATGGGTTTGATATCCGACTTAATTTTCAGCCCTCTAATAGTCCGGATTTAAATGTTTTAGACCTTGGATTCTTTCGAGCAATCCAATCACTTCAAGAACAAGAGGCTTTAGGTACAATTGATGAATTGGTTCATGCGGTTCAAACGGCTTTTGAAAAAATGCAATCTCAACAACTTAACAATGTATTTTTAACTCTACAAACGTGTATGAGGGAAATCATAAAGGTTCAAGGTGGCAACAACTATCAAATACCACATATTGGTAAAAATAGGTTGGAACGAGAAGGAAACTTACCACTTCGAATTGGATGTGATGAAAATTTGATAAATGAGGCTTTATTGCATTTGGCTTCCTAG